In Hallerella succinigenes, the following are encoded in one genomic region:
- a CDS encoding GxxExxY protein, giving the protein MIINEKETGNIIKACFEVHNELGHGFLEAVYQEALEEEFKLQGIPYEREKLLPVFYKGKALKKEYYADFICYDKIIVELKSVSVLSKPHKAQVLNYLNAAKKDIGLLVNFGETSLKWERITNFKKEN; this is encoded by the coding sequence ATGATAATTAACGAGAAAGAAACGGGAAATATAATAAAGGCTTGTTTTGAAGTCCATAATGAATTAGGTCATGGATTTCTTGAAGCCGTATATCAAGAAGCGTTGGAAGAAGAATTTAAATTGCAAGGCATCCCGTATGAGAGAGAAAAACTGCTCCCTGTATTTTACAAAGGAAAAGCTCTTAAGAAAGAGTATTATGCGGATTTCATCTGCTATGATAAAATAATTGTTGAATTAAAATCTGTGAGTGTTTTGTCTAAGCCACATAAGGCTCAGGTGCTAAATTATTTGAATGCAGCAAAAAAGGATATCGGATTGTTGGTAAATTTTGGTGAAACATCGTTAAAATGGGAAAGGATAACGAATTTTAAAAAGGAAAATTAA
- a CDS encoding helix-turn-helix domain-containing protein yields the protein MTIDEIKQGESDTLEFKREMPSKDSKLLKTIVAFSNGRGGRIVFGVDNRTLDIVGIEASKVFKFMDGLANMISDAIYPQVNPRITFETIDDKTIVIADILPGQNQPYCLKAEGSLDGVYIRVAATTRKAEREKIRELVLLGEGKSYDKLFERHAPASEQAIKNLCKVIEQYSHKRFVRLENMLGWGLLKEESGKLFPSIAFRLLAENDLHFARIQCGLFKGTDKVYFLDRKEFDGPLNEQIDNAYNFILQHINIGAEIKGLYRKDVPEIPTEVIRELIVNAVMHRNYLAHSNIQVCIFDDRIEITNPGGLYGGLTLEKMLSGISSIRNELIADIFLKMGIVEKWGTGVKRVRELCKENGLADVEYSADEDFFTVVIRRRKKFPKSSPKVPRKFPERIHPKSSPELPETLSEGAVKTFKELKKNPSASSTEIGKIIGLTSRAVKKHFAILKEHGLIEYVGSQKGGHWIIKDGK from the coding sequence ATGACGATAGATGAAATCAAGCAGGGGGAATCCGACACCCTTGAATTCAAAAGAGAGATGCCTTCGAAAGACTCGAAGCTTTTGAAAACTATTGTCGCCTTTTCTAACGGCAGGGGCGGTCGGATTGTATTTGGTGTTGACAACAGAACGCTTGACATTGTTGGAATTGAAGCCAGCAAAGTTTTTAAGTTTATGGACGGTCTTGCGAACATGATTAGCGATGCAATTTATCCGCAGGTTAATCCGCGTATCACGTTTGAAACCATAGATGACAAGACCATTGTAATCGCTGATATTTTGCCCGGTCAAAACCAGCCGTATTGCCTTAAAGCCGAAGGTAGCCTTGATGGTGTATATATCCGCGTGGCCGCTACCACAAGAAAAGCAGAACGGGAGAAAATAAGGGAACTGGTTCTTTTAGGCGAAGGGAAATCATACGACAAGCTTTTCGAAAGGCATGCCCCCGCGAGTGAACAGGCTATAAAGAATCTTTGCAAAGTCATCGAGCAGTATAGCCATAAACGCTTTGTTCGGCTTGAAAACATGCTTGGATGGGGACTCCTTAAAGAGGAAAGTGGCAAATTATTTCCCTCTATTGCCTTTAGGCTGTTGGCTGAAAACGACCTGCATTTTGCCCGTATCCAGTGCGGACTTTTCAAGGGAACTGACAAAGTATATTTTCTCGACCGCAAGGAATTTGACGGCCCGCTTAACGAACAAATCGATAACGCTTACAACTTTATTTTGCAGCATATAAACATCGGTGCCGAAATTAAGGGTTTGTATCGCAAAGATGTCCCGGAAATTCCCACTGAAGTAATTCGTGAACTCATCGTAAATGCTGTGATGCACAGAAATTATCTGGCTCATTCGAATATTCAGGTTTGCATTTTTGACGATCGTATCGAAATTACGAATCCGGGCGGTCTTTATGGCGGATTGACCCTTGAAAAGATGCTGTCGGGAATTTCGAGCATCCGAAACGAACTGATTGCCGATATTTTCTTGAAGATGGGAATCGTTGAAAAATGGGGGACTGGAGTAAAGCGAGTCAGGGAACTCTGCAAGGAAAATGGCTTGGCCGATGTTGAATATTCTGCGGATGAAGACTTCTTTACCGTTGTAATTCGCAGACGCAAAAAGTTCCCCAAAAGTTCCCCGAAAGTTCCCCGAAAGTTCCCCGAAAGAATTCACCCAAAAAGTTCCCCAGAACTCCCCGAAACACTATCCGAAGGGGCTGTGAAAACATTTAAGGAATTAAAAAAGAATCCCAGTGCGTCTTCTACAGAAATCGGCAAAATTATTGGCCTTACTTCAAGGGCCGTGAAGAAACATTTCGCGATTCTTAAGGAACACGGCTTAATTGAGTATGTTGGCAGCCAGAAGGGCGGCCACTGGATTATAAAGGATGGTAAATAA
- a CDS encoding HsdM family class I SAM-dependent methyltransferase has protein sequence MVNNTMNIKDKTIALIDSLKATCQTYGMGNDGNEYKIITQVFLYKFMADKFGYELKKINDPCLKALKKSDKWEEEYAKLSKADREKVSLFLPPEVPVFKPDYLIANLWNKQAKGDFDVIFDETMVAIAKDNLDVFYTKTAQETKIPIFEKLTIFVTDDAQRANFARALVDKLVNFSFEDAFAEHYDFFSDIFEYLLKDYNTAGGGKYAEYYTPKAIAKIMARLLVGDGADLHNVECYDPSAGTGTLLMALSHQIGEDRCTIFAQDISQRSNKMLKLNLLLNGLVSSLDHAVQGDTLLEPYHKSDDGKSLKQFDYVVSNPPFKMDFSDTRDDIEKKWNARFWAGVPKVPNKKKESMAIYTCFIQHVVNSIKAGGKGAIVIPTGFITAKSGIEHKILERIVDEHIVYGVVSMPSNVFANTGTNVSVLFFDKTRKKTDNDKVTLVDASKLGKEYKDANGLKKVRLEDDEIEKIVTTFRRAKAVEDFSVVVTYSEVKEKGYSLSAGQYFDIKIDYVDITEDEFNAQMKADTEELAAMFAESHKLEKEIQKQLSNLKFVK, from the coding sequence ATGGTAAATAATACCATGAACATCAAAGACAAGACCATTGCCCTTATCGACTCCCTCAAGGCCACTTGCCAAACGTATGGCATGGGCAATGACGGCAACGAATACAAGATTATCACCCAGGTGTTTTTGTATAAGTTTATGGCCGACAAGTTCGGCTACGAACTCAAGAAAATCAATGACCCTTGTTTGAAGGCCCTCAAAAAATCTGACAAGTGGGAAGAGGAATACGCGAAACTCTCCAAGGCCGACCGCGAAAAGGTGAGCCTCTTCTTGCCGCCCGAAGTCCCGGTGTTCAAGCCCGACTACCTGATTGCAAACCTCTGGAACAAGCAGGCCAAGGGCGATTTCGACGTCATCTTTGACGAGACCATGGTCGCCATCGCGAAGGACAACCTGGACGTATTCTACACCAAGACCGCGCAAGAAACGAAAATTCCCATCTTCGAAAAGCTCACCATCTTTGTGACCGACGACGCCCAGCGTGCAAACTTCGCCCGCGCCCTTGTCGATAAACTCGTGAACTTCAGCTTCGAAGACGCCTTTGCCGAACATTACGACTTTTTCTCGGACATCTTTGAATACCTGCTCAAGGACTACAACACCGCAGGCGGCGGCAAGTACGCCGAATATTACACCCCCAAGGCCATCGCGAAAATCATGGCCCGCCTCTTGGTGGGCGATGGCGCCGACCTGCACAACGTAGAATGCTACGACCCCAGCGCAGGCACCGGCACCTTGCTCATGGCGCTCAGCCATCAGATTGGCGAAGACCGCTGCACCATCTTTGCGCAAGACATCTCGCAGCGCAGTAACAAGATGCTCAAGCTGAACCTGCTGCTGAACGGACTCGTTTCGAGCCTCGATCACGCCGTGCAGGGCGACACCCTCCTGGAACCCTACCACAAGAGCGACGACGGCAAGAGCCTCAAGCAGTTCGATTACGTGGTGAGCAATCCGCCCTTCAAGATGGATTTCAGCGACACACGCGACGACATCGAAAAGAAATGGAATGCCCGTTTTTGGGCTGGCGTGCCTAAAGTCCCGAACAAGAAAAAGGAGAGCATGGCTATCTACACCTGCTTTATCCAGCACGTGGTAAACAGCATCAAGGCAGGCGGCAAGGGCGCCATCGTAATCCCCACCGGGTTCATCACCGCGAAATCCGGCATCGAGCACAAAATCCTCGAACGCATCGTTGACGAACACATCGTCTATGGCGTGGTCAGCATGCCGAGCAACGTATTCGCGAACACCGGCACCAACGTGAGCGTGCTCTTCTTCGACAAGACCCGCAAAAAGACCGACAACGACAAAGTCACACTCGTTGACGCAAGCAAACTCGGCAAGGAATACAAGGACGCGAACGGCCTCAAGAAAGTCCGCCTCGAAGATGACGAAATCGAGAAAATCGTGACCACCTTCCGCAGGGCCAAAGCCGTCGAAGACTTCAGCGTAGTCGTGACCTACAGCGAAGTCAAGGAAAAAGGCTACAGCCTGAGCGCCGGCCAGTATTTCGACATCAAGATAGACTACGTGGATATCACCGAGGACGAATTCAACGCCCAGATGAAAGCCGACACCGAAGAACTCGCCGCCATGTTCGCCGAAAGCCACAAACTCGAAAAGGAAATCCAGAAACAGTTGAGCAACCTGAAATTTGTAAAGTAA
- a CDS encoding Abi family protein, producing the protein MSLIAYNKPPLSLQDQARLLISRGLQGITESELVQVLSNISYYRLRGYTYPYQNNAVPGSPFLTGVCWAYIKNDYEFDAGLRTIVSEALSYIEIAVRTQMEYHLSLSHGSRWYEDSALCNSQNIFRDNLDELRKHWNRSREVFKEHYLNKYDSSVSPPAWMIFETTTFGTVSKTFSNLKNNIPAKTAVAQYFGFSRNTMRVLVSWFQHLNLVRNICAHYSRLFTRSFIVRPMIPTHRPTKWVDSIPRQDRIYFSLCIITKLLDSCAPNYQFKEKLKELMKKVRRDQLPSLGFPENWREQDLFT; encoded by the coding sequence GTGTCGCTAATTGCTTACAACAAACCTCCCTTGTCGTTGCAGGATCAGGCGAGACTTTTGATTTCCAGAGGACTTCAAGGAATTACGGAGTCGGAACTTGTACAGGTCCTTTCAAATATCAGTTATTACCGCCTGCGTGGATATACATATCCATATCAGAATAATGCCGTGCCGGGGAGCCCATTCCTTACTGGGGTCTGTTGGGCTTATATCAAGAACGATTACGAGTTTGATGCGGGTCTAAGGACCATTGTTTCGGAGGCTTTATCTTACATTGAAATAGCTGTTCGCACACAGATGGAATATCATCTTTCGTTATCCCATGGTTCGCGCTGGTATGAAGATTCGGCCCTGTGCAATAGCCAGAATATTTTCCGGGACAACTTGGACGAACTGCGTAAGCACTGGAACCGTTCGCGGGAGGTTTTTAAGGAGCATTATCTAAACAAATATGATTCCTCTGTTTCGCCGCCTGCATGGATGATTTTTGAAACGACCACTTTTGGTACTGTATCAAAGACCTTCTCTAACCTCAAAAACAACATTCCCGCCAAAACCGCCGTGGCCCAATATTTTGGATTCAGCCGCAATACCATGCGTGTCCTGGTAAGCTGGTTTCAGCATTTAAACCTTGTCCGTAACATTTGTGCCCATTATTCGCGACTTTTCACTAGAAGTTTTATCGTGCGACCGATGATACCGACTCACAGGCCTACAAAATGGGTTGATAGCATTCCACGACAGGACCGGATTTATTTTTCTTTGTGTATCATTACAAAGTTGTTGGATAGTTGTGCGCCAAATTATCAGTTCAAGGAAAAATTGAAAGAACTGATGAAAAAAGTTCGTCGTGATCAGCTGCCTTCATTGGGATTCCCAGAGAACTGGCGAGAACAGGATTTATTTACATAA
- a CDS encoding ATP-binding protein, with the protein MSLEKEIKLGESRTLEFKQELPRESHKWLKTIVAFANGAGGRFVVGVNDERQVVGLPAHADIFKLKDSIADAIAQACNPQIVFDIYQESVNDRVVLVAEVFPGNSTPYYLKKLGIESGTFIRLGATTRLADANTLFELNLKKQRRYYDELPRAELKVSRRDVQRLCRNFESHSGKRIPKDFLFNTGLLREDGGSLVATNAYAIFAGIPDFFCKIQCARFRGKDRVEFLDKKDFEGPLLDQVDGAFKFVQTYLKTIVKFEGLYRRESCELPEKALRELILNAVIHRNYMMSSCVQVAVYDDRVEISSPGALYGTLTLEEALSGRSSIRNKLLASVCEKLGVVEGWGTGLKKIIDTCKELKIRPPEFLEIGDLLRVNFYRAKMSDPNNDTINDTINDTINDTINDTIKTTKSESKVLKQIEKNNEITREQLVANTNLSDSTVARALKTLQEKGIIEREGSKKIGFWKILNQGK; encoded by the coding sequence ATGAGTTTGGAAAAAGAAATCAAACTGGGTGAAAGCCGGACCTTGGAGTTCAAACAGGAACTCCCTAGGGAATCCCACAAGTGGCTGAAGACAATCGTCGCCTTTGCAAATGGTGCCGGTGGCAGGTTTGTTGTAGGCGTCAATGATGAACGACAGGTTGTCGGCCTGCCCGCCCATGCGGACATTTTTAAACTCAAGGACTCAATCGCAGATGCCATTGCTCAGGCCTGCAACCCGCAAATTGTATTCGACATCTATCAGGAATCGGTAAATGACCGCGTTGTCTTGGTAGCGGAAGTTTTTCCTGGTAATAGCACGCCTTATTATCTCAAAAAACTTGGTATTGAAAGCGGGACATTTATTCGCCTTGGAGCCACGACCCGATTGGCCGATGCCAACACGCTGTTTGAACTGAATTTAAAGAAACAGCGCCGCTATTATGATGAACTCCCTCGTGCAGAACTGAAAGTATCCAGAAGGGATGTGCAGCGACTGTGCCGGAATTTTGAAAGTCATAGCGGAAAAAGGATTCCCAAGGATTTTCTTTTCAATACGGGCCTACTCCGTGAAGACGGCGGGTCTTTGGTTGCCACTAATGCCTATGCGATTTTTGCAGGAATCCCTGATTTCTTTTGCAAGATTCAATGTGCTCGTTTCCGCGGAAAGGACCGGGTTGAATTTTTAGACAAGAAGGACTTTGAAGGCCCCTTGCTGGATCAAGTTGACGGAGCGTTTAAGTTTGTACAAACTTATCTCAAGACGATTGTCAAGTTTGAAGGACTTTACCGTCGGGAATCTTGCGAATTGCCGGAGAAGGCTTTGCGTGAACTAATCTTAAATGCGGTTATCCACCGCAATTACATGATGAGTTCCTGCGTGCAAGTCGCGGTTTACGATGACCGCGTGGAGATTTCGTCACCTGGGGCCTTGTATGGAACGCTGACTCTGGAAGAGGCTCTTTCTGGACGGTCTTCTATTCGGAATAAACTCCTGGCATCGGTCTGCGAAAAACTGGGCGTGGTCGAAGGTTGGGGAACTGGACTCAAAAAGATTATTGATACTTGCAAGGAACTCAAGATCCGACCGCCCGAATTCCTTGAAATCGGTGATTTGCTTAGGGTCAACTTTTATAGGGCAAAAATGAGTGACCCTAATAATGACACAATAAATGACACAATAAATGACACAATAAATGATACAATAAATGACACAATAAAAACGACCAAATCGGAATCAAAGGTTTTAAAGCAGATTGAAAAAAATAATGAAATTACACGTGAACAATTGGTTGCAAATACAAACCTTTCTGATAGTACCGTTGCCAGGGCACTCAAAACTTTGCAGGAAAAAGGAATTATTGAACGAGAAGGAAGCAAGAAAATAGGCTTTTGGAAAATTCTCAATCAAGGAAAATAG
- a CDS encoding GxxExxY protein, which produces MIINENETGNIIKACFEVHNELGHGFLEAVYQEALEEEFKMQGIPYEREKLLPVFYKGKPLKKEYYADFICYDKIIVELKSVSVLSKPHKAQVLNYLNAAKKDVGLLVNFGETSLKWERITNFKKEN; this is translated from the coding sequence ATGATAATTAACGAAAACGAAACGGGAAATATAATAAAGGCTTGTTTTGAAGTCCATAATGAATTAGGTCATGGATTCCTTGAAGCCGTGTATCAAGAAGCCTTGGAAGAAGAGTTTAAAATGCAAGGTATCCCGTATGAGAGAGAAAAACTGCTCCCTGTATTTTATAAGGGAAAACCGCTGAAGAAAGAATACTATGCGGATTTCATCTGTTATGACAAAATAATCGTTGAACTAAAATCAGTGAGTGTATTGTCGAAACCGCACAAAGCTCAAGTATTGAATTATTTGAACGCTGCAAAAAAAGATGTTGGATTGTTGGTGAACTTTGGGGAAACCTCGTTAAAATGGGAACGTATAACGAATTTCAAAAAGGAAAATTAA
- a CDS encoding restriction endonuclease subunit S yields MELKEYKLGDLIEVTRGMSLPGEFYSTEGEYIRLTCGNFDYVNNSFKENKSKDDLYYVGKIKPEFIMEKGDIITPLTEQAIGLLGSTAIIPESGKYIQSQDVAKVTCKKGMIDHDFAYYLIPSKCVKEQLSAAAQQTKIRHTSPDAIKACKVFVPPLSEQKKIAAVLSALDDKIALNKKMNQKLEAMAKRLYDYWFVQYDFPDKNGLPYKTTGGPMTYNPTLKREIPVGWEVVRLGDLFKTNRGVSYSTPTLGAEGDGVPMINLASFSPNESYNEKGIKYYKGEYTDEKVLKPFDFVMCNTQQTAIDPQKDIIGRSMLVPDIFDGDIVSSHHVNTIKLEKENLKFYLNRLFNTKFYHAYISKFANGTNILGLIFSGVEDYMCEIPSDDLLEKFAKISLDIEKKKSKIIKENQKLTALRDKLLPLLMNGQVVVE; encoded by the coding sequence ATGGAATTGAAAGAGTATAAATTAGGTGATTTGATTGAAGTGACTCGTGGCATGAGTTTGCCTGGGGAGTTCTATTCTACAGAAGGCGAATACATTCGCTTGACATGTGGAAACTTCGACTATGTGAATAATTCCTTTAAGGAAAATAAATCAAAAGACGATTTATATTATGTTGGAAAGATAAAGCCTGAATTTATAATGGAAAAGGGTGATATTATTACTCCGTTGACCGAACAGGCTATTGGATTGCTTGGATCTACGGCGATTATCCCTGAAAGCGGTAAGTATATTCAGAGCCAGGATGTGGCAAAGGTTACTTGCAAAAAAGGAATGATTGACCATGATTTTGCGTATTATTTAATTCCTTCTAAATGCGTAAAGGAACAACTTAGTGCTGCCGCTCAGCAAACAAAAATTCGTCATACATCTCCAGATGCGATAAAGGCATGCAAAGTATTTGTTCCTCCATTATCAGAGCAAAAGAAAATCGCTGCTGTTCTTTCCGCATTAGACGACAAAATCGCCCTGAACAAAAAAATGAACCAGAAACTTGAAGCAATGGCAAAACGCCTATACGACTACTGGTTCGTCCAATACGACTTCCCCGACAAAAACGGCCTCCCCTACAAAACCACCGGCGGACCCATGACCTACAACCCAACCCTCAAACGCGAAATCCCTGTGGGTTGGGAAGTGGTTCGCTTGGGAGATTTGTTTAAGACTAATCGTGGCGTTTCTTATAGCACTCCGACATTAGGTGCTGAAGGCGACGGCGTTCCCATGATAAATTTGGCATCGTTTTCTCCTAATGAATCCTATAATGAAAAGGGGATCAAATACTATAAAGGCGAATATACCGATGAAAAGGTGCTGAAACCATTTGATTTTGTCATGTGTAATACCCAGCAAACGGCAATAGATCCGCAAAAGGATATTATCGGTAGGTCTATGCTTGTGCCTGATATCTTTGATGGCGACATTGTATCTTCACACCACGTCAATACAATCAAACTTGAAAAAGAAAATTTAAAATTTTATTTGAATAGACTTTTCAATACAAAGTTCTATCATGCGTATATTTCCAAGTTCGCCAACGGCACTAATATCTTGGGACTAATATTCTCTGGTGTTGAAGATTACATGTGCGAAATTCCTTCAGATGACTTGTTAGAAAAATTTGCAAAAATTTCTTTGGATATTGAAAAGAAAAAATCTAAGATTATCAAAGAAAATCAAAAACTCACCGCCCTCCGCGACAAACTCCTTCCGCTCCTCATGAACGGCCAAGTTGTGGTAGAGTAA
- a CDS encoding ABC-three component system protein, producing MSIIDNTAIGSWSGFVYQGLCALYHCLRLIESTSGGICPDYFLNLDSFEDFSILDANDDIVSMHQCKNEKKIKNYTDEFNKMVDKKNASPKAIHAILYFHTNKNVNVNSPIIAYQFTSTATFCTSKDLIQLIEALVKKLACCDEATCQKKSASLYKLIDDRVLQIHQMSFGLDYPLRDVARRDRIPLQDIYEIVHREEKIILLDKSSIVQYARIWLINDLLEFLQFEEDDILEKKINETVTNIQRFDDDSFFDFLTRLHPRQNFNQRDVRLLANIINEDTNSSVYEVVSKTPKLNDELNWISPKKETPAAFSRSMRPELICSKIYENAPNLNVLYEYDWLVGDIQKTVQDVCNQYSIFNYVQKNESNIFHQKKVGLLSIEDKINGNY from the coding sequence ATGTCGATTATTGATAATACTGCCATTGGAAGCTGGTCAGGCTTCGTATATCAAGGTTTATGTGCATTATATCATTGCTTAAGACTTATAGAGTCAACTTCAGGCGGAATATGCCCTGATTATTTTTTGAACCTTGATTCATTTGAGGATTTTTCCATACTTGATGCAAATGATGATATTGTCAGTATGCATCAATGTAAAAATGAAAAAAAAATAAAGAATTATACTGATGAATTCAATAAAATGGTGGATAAGAAAAATGCATCCCCTAAAGCAATTCATGCAATCTTATATTTTCATACAAATAAAAATGTTAACGTAAATAGTCCAATTATTGCATATCAGTTTACGTCGACAGCAACTTTTTGTACGTCAAAAGATTTAATTCAATTAATAGAGGCTTTAGTAAAAAAGTTAGCTTGTTGCGATGAAGCTACATGTCAAAAAAAATCAGCATCTTTGTACAAGTTGATTGATGATAGGGTTCTGCAAATACATCAAATGTCATTTGGACTTGATTATCCATTGAGAGATGTTGCAAGAAGAGATCGGATTCCTTTGCAAGATATTTATGAAATTGTGCACAGAGAAGAAAAAATAATTTTACTTGATAAAAGTAGTATTGTTCAATATGCGAGAATTTGGTTGATTAACGATTTGCTTGAATTCTTGCAATTTGAAGAAGATGATATTTTAGAAAAGAAAATCAATGAGACTGTCACTAATATTCAACGCTTTGATGATGATTCTTTTTTTGATTTTTTAACTCGACTTCATCCTAGACAGAATTTTAATCAACGAGATGTTCGCTTGTTAGCAAATATCATTAATGAGGATACAAATTCGAGTGTTTATGAAGTTGTTTCCAAAACTCCAAAATTAAATGATGAATTAAACTGGATTTCTCCAAAAAAAGAAACTCCTGCAGCATTTTCGCGATCAATGCGCCCAGAACTCATTTGCAGTAAAATCTATGAAAATGCGCCAAATTTAAACGTCTTATATGAATATGATTGGCTTGTTGGAGACATCCAAAAAACAGTTCAAGATGTATGTAATCAGTATAGCATTTTTAATTATGTGCAAAAAAATGAAAGCAATATTTTTCATCAGAAAAAGGTTGGTCTTTTAAGCATCGAGGATAAAATTAATGGAAACTATTAA
- a CDS encoding ABC-three component system middle component 1 — protein METIKSYIEKIFKRYGYKTLIAKDEYLILSGLNNNDFWIVTHSFDVNNQDLFFKICEKEIEEKRYEAFEKNVSLLYLNEVDSITTEIRNESVKIENNPFYFKKYVLLYEKSAWDDLATKISDDINTCLLNPLYFDELKTDNCSPFSLLYEIAHKLPFFKIQVESSENIEVEKNFSTSNEQINDTYKWLTSLKNDKDTIEHCIEKELEAISND, from the coding sequence ATGGAAACTATTAAATCGTACATTGAAAAAATATTCAAGAGATATGGATATAAAACTCTGATAGCTAAGGATGAGTATTTAATATTATCAGGCCTAAATAATAATGATTTTTGGATTGTAACACATTCTTTTGATGTCAACAATCAGGATCTTTTTTTTAAGATTTGTGAAAAAGAAATCGAAGAAAAACGTTATGAAGCTTTTGAAAAAAATGTATCACTATTATATTTAAATGAGGTTGATTCAATTACAACAGAAATTCGGAATGAATCTGTAAAAATAGAAAATAATCCCTTTTATTTCAAAAAATATGTTTTACTTTATGAAAAAAGTGCTTGGGATGATTTGGCTACAAAGATATCAGATGATATAAACACCTGTCTTTTAAATCCCCTATATTTTGATGAATTGAAAACAGATAATTGCAGCCCATTTTCTCTGCTATATGAAATAGCTCATAAACTTCCTTTTTTTAAAATACAAGTCGAAAGTTCTGAAAATATTGAGGTGGAAAAGAATTTTTCCACAAGCAACGAACAAATAAATGATACGTATAAATGGTTGACTTCGTTAAAAAACGACAAAGACACAATTGAACATTGCATTGAAAAAGAATTGGAGGCAATTTCCAATGATTAA
- a CDS encoding AAA family ATPase, protein MINIKILSIEMINFKGFENKTIFFNNANSVILGGKNGFGKTTIFDAVELAFTNQIKRLSNYEGLHDKKLLVSGENFQSV, encoded by the coding sequence ATGATTAATATTAAAATCCTGTCTATAGAAATGATTAATTTTAAGGGATTTGAAAATAAAACTATTTTTTTTAACAATGCGAATAGTGTGATTTTAGGCGGAAAAAATGGATTTGGGAAGACTACCATTTTTGATGCCGTGGAACTCGCTTTTACTAATCAAATAAAGCGCCTGTCAAATTACGAAGGGCTGCATGATAAAAAATTATTAGTGTCCGGAGAAAATTTTCAAAGCGTCTAG